The nucleotide window agaaagagtgtACACAAGGAAATACTGAAGTAAAAGAGCCATGTATTTGATTTGGTGAAATGGTAATGTTCCTCCCAAACACTAGGGGGGACAAGGTAAAGGCCAACTGGACACAGGTTTATTTAAAGTCATGCCTTTCATCGCAGGTGCGCTGATGGTCAGGGGCAAAAAAGTTTGTTGACTGTGCTCAGGAGTTATGTAAAAGGATTATGAAAGGTGCAGACAATGCGCACTATGACATTTGGTAAGAAAATGAATACATCATTTCATCAActggaaaaaaactgaatatccTTCCTTTATTGAGTACATGTCGAAAAAACAATCAGAGCCGTTAGCAGCCAATAGTGGCTAAAGTTTAGGGCATAGTCACTACAAGTGCATTTTTGGAAATTTATAAGGCAGTGGCTCCCGAATTTTGTTACACTATGTCACCCCttcacagtgattttttttgtcatggcGCCACCTAGTGCTAACCCACATCAGCAACACATACTTATACACCCTTCTCCACCATCAATGACACCATAAATACCTTTTATAAGATAATAACTTTAGGAATATGGCTGTTTAACACAATGCTCCTGTGCAGATTTGcagattaaaaatatttgaaataatgtgttattattattatggcaTTCAATTGGCGAGTAAAGTAAGTTAAATTGGCTTgcattttagattttaaatgaTAAACCAAAATGTGTGACATCATGCACTGACTATTATTTCTTtacttccatttttttttttattcaatatctgaatatttaatatgtacatCAAAACATACTCTTAAAAATGGAGCACCCACTTTGGTAACCACTGTTATAGGGAGCTGAACTTTCCATGCACTGTAATTTCAACAATGAGACGCCCTTATATAAATGACCAGAATGGGGCATGATAAATACATCTGATTTGCTTACAAGCTCACAAGAAGTTTAGTATTAGTTGTGGATCTCACGGATACATCCAATTTCTTAGCTCACCACAGCTGTTTGGAATAATAGAGGGGaacttcattttcttctctAATGAAAATGGTATCATTGGTGTCCTCTGTTGATGGATAAATTAGTAGAATAAACCACTTCATACATCATATATTATAATCATAATATAATTCAGTTGGGCAATCCATTCACCCTCTAGCAGATATTTGGAACAGTAAAATAATTGATTTAGCcatcatatataataaatgtgtagGAATTCATCATGttaacatacagcagtaacactGAATGTCATAACACACTCTACGCTCTATAAtctctgtttcattttctctctgttatGAAGGACGCCTTCGCTAAAGGTGAAGTGTTCTTGGGGAACAAGGACAACGGTTACAGTGCCTCCCCGGGCTTGCCAGCTGGCACCCATTGCAACGGCGCCTGGCAATATGGTATCACCATAGTAACGCCTGAGCGTTGCTTCCTGTTCACTTGCGAGGCAGAGAGCGACCAGCAGGAATGGCTGAAACACTTCAATAATGTCATAAGTGCGCCGATGTCCCCTCAGGAGTATACAAGTAAGAATTCAGAACTTTCTTAAATATGTATTAGCCATTAGTGctgattacttttttttggaagtggctgttgttattttttaaagcttcaaGTAGCATGATATAGGCCACATAAACAGATTAACACTTATcctacaaataaaatacaaaaagaaacttAAGTAGGTGTATTGACAAGCTTTTATTAATTAAAGCATTTGTATGCTCTTGTTTAGCATCTCTCATGAGTTGCATACATTTAGGCTACTTTGCACTATTTCCATGTACGAACCAAACTATACATTTCTGACCCACAAGCTGCTCCAGTGACTTACACCTCTGCaggaagagtttttttttgcataaagcCAACAGGCtcacaattcattttttttatttctgtactAAATTCCATTGTTGTGAGTCACAGGTACTTTTAGATGTAATCTTTGATGACTAAAAGTCTCCAACCACACAGGGTTCTCTGTGAGGTCGTACTAGTCTGTGTAAAGAAAACCCAATTGTTATGTGGATAAAAATGGAGGTCCATAGTTTGTTAACAGTTGTGATTAGATACATGTAAAATGGTAGTGGTTGCCAGGTTAcagatatatattatatacttagTGACATGCTGATTACCTTAGAGTACAAAGTACATTTAAGGccgatgggaatgtcattaattTTGCAGGAATTTGGttataaactaaacatttttacCACCAGGTAAAGTCAGGGCATTAAGAGTCGTTACAATTTATGAGGGGCACGTGAATGcctgtattaaattaaatgtcagtTCTGCAAATAGTTGTCAAGATATCACTCTGATGCCAAAATGTCAACTGCCTGGTAGCACAAGAAGAAAACCCAGGGTAACatcaaagtcagtaggattctcTGAAGATAAATGTCTGTTTAAAGCTTTAtggtaatatatatttaatagttGTTGAAACTTGGAACAAAGTGGCTGAAAGATCAACTGACTGACCCACATTGTCGtccttaaatattttatcatttcactTTTAGAGAAAGAGAGCATTGCACTATTGCAGATATCTTTCTTCTGTAATTTCATGAAAATCCACACATCTTTATAAAGAGAAAAAGCTTAGGGGGAAATTAATGAAACCCCAAAGTGGCATTGATGtagtcaaacaaaaaacattcatctGCATGGATAAAAGAGCCTCTAACTTTGGACTTTCATGTGTTTTCAAGTGGAAGCCTTGTTCAAGCACAGACATTGATGGACCAGCGACCCGTGGAATGATCTCATCTCCTCTCAGACCTTCTCCAATCTGACACCGGACCCCATCAGCTCTATCACTGCCTACTTCTGTTTGTGAAGATGCAGGCAAAGGGATGCAATTTGACCCATTTCATCACTAAAAATGGTCAGAatggagcttttttttgtgttaaatatcCAAAATAGGGACTGGAATGTGCTGTCTGGTATTGAATGCTATGAATACAggcaaataaaatgcaaaaaaacccaatagCACAGGCAAAGAAAAGGGCACCAAGGCAACAAAAATTgtatttggggaaaaaaatcaattaaatgtgACAATGATAATCAGtaagatattgttttttttgtttttgttttaattatcatGTTATAATTTTAATTGGTGACATCTAATCCATGCAAGCTAACTCTGGaaatgtagaaacatggtgCTTCCTGTGTGATAATGGCTTTACATGTGGAATTTCTATAATTATTACATATTCAATACAAGATTTTAGAAAAGTTAATTGTGAAGAGAGAAGTGCCTAAGTCTTCTTGTATCAAGTATTTTATATTCAACTATGACATGAAGACTGGTTAATATTAATGGGGTGCAGAGAGTCGAACGGGCAGTCGAGATACAGATAAAAGTTAAAAAGGGGGGTTTCATTTACTTTTCATACCCAAGGTATATCTTCAGACACACTACCTGTACAGTTATGTCATTTATAattatgtgtttaatttttGTGTGATCCCCTCTGTCAAAGCCATTCTTGAAAGACAATAGAGGTGTATAAATGCATTGGGACATAAAATGTGGACACACTGCAAGCCATTACATGGTGTAACAGCGCCTCCTTGTGGAACAAAAACACAGTACATATAGCAAGTCtgttaaaatgaacaataataccaataaaaagttagttttactcattttttataGAAATTACTCAACAAATTTATACTTTTTGGTGccatttttaagatttttttttctttctttattttctttttctcttttttgtggtTAAAGAGGTACTCacattttggtttggtttggtatCGCATTATTTTTAAAGGCATTTCTATAATTGTCCGTGGTTGACTGACATAGCACATGAAATGGTgatcacaaataaaaatattttattctgaaTGTTGTTAAAGATtctctgtacgtgtgtgtgtgtgtgtgtgtgtgtgtgtgtgtgtgtgtgtgtgtgtgtgtattactgctTATATTATCACCCtattcaaacataaaaaaaggtttcatcCTGAGTCAGTCAAGTACATAtctaaaaacaaatgtcatgaCTTTAATAACATAACATCAGAATTACTAAACCATCAACAAAAACTACGAACAGTTTACTGGAAGcttgagagaaaaatgtaacattaaacaAACTGATTCTTAAATACATCTTATAATTAATGCAGAAAGCAGGTGATTCCATTTTTGCTTTGGTTCCTGAAGATTTAAATGACTgctgaaaaacaaagatgttatatgcagaaatgaataaataccttTTTCCAGCAATAATCACGCAATTACTTGTGCATATATATGGTAAGTTTGGTTATTATACATGTCTATGTCTGTGTGACTGCAAACGTGCCCTTGCCAGCGATTTCTGGGTGTCTAAAACTACACCTTGGTGCTTAGAGATAGCAGGTTGAGGCCGAGAGGAATACCTCATAAATCTATAGGCCCATGCTAGTTTTTCACCCTggtgagaaagagggaggacagtggagaggagagaagagaagaggagggaaaaggaCTGTGACCAGGAACAGACACAACAGTCTTGTATCAAAACTGAGACAAATGGGTGCTAAAGATCCAATGAGAAACTAAAGGTCCACTTGCCATCAAAGCAAATGTGTGCCTGCAGGGAAGCATCAACATGGATGATTAACCTCAATGCTGTGAGTACCTACAACCAGGTAGAAGAATAGAAGACAACATGAATTTTGACTGGATACAGAGCAGCAGTCGAATCAACCCTACAACATCTACCCAAGACGCCATGctgatagagaaagaaagactggATTTTGACCCTGTCATGTATTTAAAGAGGCATTATAAAGGTCTCATCCCCACAGTGAGACTCTCCGGAGATACCAGCAACTGAAGTGTTTCTCAAGTACACTTCGGCACTGTTGGAGTTAGCGATTTTGAACACAGCTTGTCAAACTGAGAAGCAGTGTCCTGACCCACTGTGACACCCCGCTGCTCCCAAATGACCCATGTCAGATCGACTTCAGCCCAAAGCCCAACAGAAGAATCCCTGTACTCTGTAACTGAGAACATCTCTCACACCTGAGGTTTCTTGATGGCTTAAATCTTTGCTGGAGGCTGTTCCGCTGTGTCGATTTTGGAGAATTATGGGATCATGGCTATGTGGAAGACCATATATTTGAGGAATAAGTACTACAAGCCACAAGGATCTCTTTAATCAGAGaagctgctgttttttctgctctttCAACTCATCTCACGTTCtgtttttggggggaaaatTTGCTAGAATAATTTACAGATTTCTATCAAATCTGGATCATACTGTGAAATACTTCTATCAATTTAATGCAGGAAAACCGTCAAAGATCTTTGTTTAAATTGGCTCTTAAACATCGGagcctgacctctgacctctgatccCTGAACCTGCAATGAACTGTACTCCTAATGCCACCATCAGTCCACAGCTGGGACTTGTCTTGAGCCCAGGGGCTGGAGATGGAGCACCCCAAgagagtggtggtggtggtggtggaagcAGCGGGGGCCTCTGGGTGACATCTGTCCTAGGTGCCACACTAATGATTATGTGCGCTTTTGGTGTTGCAGGAAACACGTACACCCTCGTGATTACACGCTCAGCCGCTCTGCGTCGGACAGGCTCAATGTACGTATACATCATTAATCTGGCTCTGGCTGACCTGCTCTACCTCTCCACCATCCCCTTTGTGGTTTGCACCTACTTCGCCCATGACTGGCTGTTTGGCGAGGCAGGCTGTCGCATCCTGCTTAGTCTTGACCTCCTCACCATGCACGCCAGTGTCTTCATTTTAGTTGCTATGAGTCTGGAGCGTTACCGCGCTGTTGCCAGGCCCTTCAGGGCACACAGGACCTCATCCCGAAAACGAAAGCTAGGTGCAGGGATTATCTGGGGGTTAGCTTTTGTGCTGACCCTTCCCATGATGGTGATGATCCGACTCAGGGAGGGAAAACCCACAGCGGCTGGTTTGGTTAAGAGGATCTGCTTCCCTACCTGGACCCCTGAGGCCTTCAAGGCTTATATCACTGTGCTGTTTCTAACAAGTGTTTTAGCT belongs to Scomber scombrus chromosome 2, fScoSco1.1, whole genome shotgun sequence and includes:
- the uts2r4 gene encoding urotensin-2 receptor; the protein is MNCTPNATISPQLGLVLSPGAGDGAPQESGGGGGGSSGGLWVTSVLGATLMIMCAFGVAGNTYTLVITRSAALRRTGSMYVYIINLALADLLYLSTIPFVVCTYFAHDWLFGEAGCRILLSLDLLTMHASVFILVAMSLERYRAVARPFRAHRTSSRKRKLGAGIIWGLAFVLTLPMMVMIRLREGKPTAAGLVKRICFPTWTPEAFKAYITVLFLTSVLAPGLVIVGLYVGLARRYWAAQASLGGSSRSVRRRGLKQKVVSMIFSIVMAYWACFLPFWGWQLAKMFSPDSLKALSPAAHNYVNFFVTCLTYGNSCINPFLYTLLTRNYKDYLAQKGQSVGSSRADPASAVSTPLHDL